A single genomic interval of Penicillium psychrofluorescens genome assembly, chromosome: 2 harbors:
- a CDS encoding uncharacterized protein (ID:PFLUO_002681-T1.cds;~source:funannotate), with protein sequence MSATSNFPRIKEVRTFIIDGVGSGGDYHNVKGGHWLVDSSISTPMTKWAQYRGSRTSWGINVLGSFCVEIEATDGTKGFATGFGGPPACWLVQHHFDRFLVGADPRDTNDLFEKMYRGSMFYGRKGLPVAVISVIDLALWDLLGKIRNEPVYKLIGGATRERLNFYCTGPQPASAKAAGFIGAKVALPHGPDEGTEGLLKNVEYLRMQRESVGPDFPLRVDCYMSLTVPYTIQLVKRCEAQGLDIDWWEECLSPDDFDGHALLKRAHPTVKFTTGEHEFSRYGFRKLVEGRNLDILQPDVMWVGGMTELLKVSAMAAAYDIPVVPHASGPYSYHFVVSQTNCPFQEYLANSPDGKSVEPVFGNLFLNEPIPTKGYLDVSILDKPGFGLELNPAAPLIPAANILNPAPQKSLRAPDNEQANGAAA encoded by the exons ATGAGCGCAACATCCAACTTCCCTCGCATTAAGGAGGTCCGCACCTTCATCATTGACGGTGTCGGCTCCGGTGGCGACTACCACAAT GTCAAAGGCGGCCACTGGCTGGTCGACAGCAGCATCTCTACTCCCATGACCAAGTGGGCGCAGTATCGCGGCTCGCGGACATCATGGGGGATCAACGTGCTGGGCTCGTTCTGTGTCGAGATCGAAGCCACCGACGGTACCAAGGGCTTCGCGACTGGGTTCGGAGGTCCACCCGCGTGCTGGCTGGTGCAACATCACTTTGATCGGTTCCTGGTCGGTGCCG ATCCCCGCGACACCAATGACCTGTTCGAGAAGATGTACCGCGGCTCCATGTTCTACGGCCGCAAGGGTCTGCCTGTGGCGGTGATCTCGGTCATCGACCTGGCCCTGTGGGATCTGTTGGGTAAGATCCGCAACGAGCCCGTGTACAAGCTCATCGGCGGTGCTACACGGGAGCGCCTGAATTTCTACTGCACAGGACCCCAACCAGCCTCGGCCAAGGCAGCGGGTTTCATCGGAGCCAAGGTGGCGTTGCCGCACGGTCCCGACGAGGGGACCGAGGGCCTGCTCAAGAACGTCGAGTACCTGCGTATGCAGCGCGAGAGCGTGGGACCGGATTTCCCGCTGCGTGTCGACTGTTACATGTCTCTGACGGTACCCTACACTATCCAGCTGGTCAAGCGCTGCGAGGCCCAGGGTCTGGACATTGACTGGTGGGAGGAGTGTCTGTCGCCCGATGACTTTGACGGCCATGCGCTGCTCAAGCGCGCTCATCCCACGGTCAAGTTCACCACCGGCGAGCACGAGTTCTCTCGCTATGGCTTCCGCAAGCTAGTCGAGGGCCGCAACCTTGACATCCTCCAGCCCGACGTCATGTGGGTGGGCGGGATGACCGAGTTGCTCAAGGtctcggcgatggcggccgCCTATGACATCCCCGTGGTGCCTCACGCCTCCGGCCCCTACTCCTATCACTTTGTTGTGTCGCAGACCAACTGTCCGTTCCAGGAATACCTGGCCAACTCCCCCGACGGCAAGTCCGTGGAGCCCGTGTTTGGCAACCTCTTCCTCAACGAGCCCATCCCCACCAAGGGCTACCTCGACGTCTCCATCCTGGACAAGCCCGGCTTCGGCCTGGAACTCAACCCAGCCGCGCCGCTGATCCCTGCTGCCAACATCCTGAACCCGGCGCCGCAGAAAAGCCTTCGTGCACCGGACAACGAGCAGGCGAACGGAGCCGCGGCATAG
- a CDS encoding uncharacterized protein (ID:PFLUO_002682-T1.cds;~source:funannotate), whose translation MPNHAGSPVQQPPSSNQFDRDHSPAESWSGADSDNDPPDSNGSSARALKRKRPLTVSCELCKQRKVKCDRTQPSCGWCMRNGQICEYKERKKPGLRAGYGKELEQRLDRLEDVIQAQARLIEMHILQNQPGVGHDLPQAGPLSYSSPSEPSAMHGPSPQTAFYFNDPTPATLPSRRPDTTMPSPSEASVKTAAPAHLQNGPPATPSLGQLPQAQASNGGDYTANDSLLKIPFTLSSNQEQSLADPDLDLPPYDLLYALVDLYFEHINPWCPILHRRTTLDTFFGPSPLEEADRIVLYSIVVTTLRFSSDARLNEPNRKRFHDSSKQKVLLYGLENSSVKALQALVILALDLVGSSNGPPGWKLLALITRSVVQLGLAVESKSTLIAPAYPSIYTLRAVTLSEPDSWIEDESRRRLFWMVYLLDRYSTLATAFNFALDDKDIDRKLPCKDEFFMKNHPVETRWFHYSGDRADYLSHADNVGSFGLYVEILGILSRVHTFLKRPVDIGALSDVEEWQATYRKLDNELTTWEFNLPAEYAYENSSRLLNGSKHSRGLHSDWVQLHTTYQTAVIRLHSSAAYPTTRSPIFTPSYSASQRCLLAVDNILSVTRFVVEHNMLDKLGPPFAFTLWVSARLLLVHGSTIAHTVSPDILFFVDALARMGKFWKVAERYSTILQRVLDEYGEYQQSAAMMDGERSTPSTVKILADMRRCAFDLDFLISRQPRESPMAAGGGEPHPGFAGPAMPARNLAPNELEYLDVFGFFNVPRVPPPRAAGPTPAAAAQLEMGESVPDPMSIHGLTGAGQPTPGVEGGHPANANEFNITNYLIPTPETDWLFRPGG comes from the exons ATGCCGAATCATGCAGGGTCTCCCGTCCAACAGCCCCCTTCCTCCAATCAGTTCGACAGAGACCATAGCCCGGCAGAGTCATGGTCCGGCGCAGACTCGGATAATGATCCCCCTGACTCCAATGGTTCCTCTGCCCGCGCGTTGAAACGCAAGCGTCCCCTCACCGTGTC CTGTGAGCTCTGCAAGCAGAGGAAAGTGAAATGCGATCGCACGCAGCCGAGTTGTGGTTGGTGTATGCGCAATGGTCAGATATGTGAGTACAAGGAGCGGAAAAAGCCTGGCCTCCGGGCTGGGTATGGCAAGGAATTGGAGCAACGACTGG ATCGCCTGGAAGATGTCATCCAAGCCCAAGCTCGGCTCATCGAGATGCACATCCTCCAGAACCAGCCGGGAGTCGGCCACGATCTGCCCCAGGCTGGTCCTCTGTCCTATAGTTCTCCATCAGAACCGTCGGCTATGCATGGCCCGAGTCCCCAGACGGCCTTTTACTTCAATGACCCAACACCTGCGACATTGCCCTCACGTCGGCCAGATACCACCATGCCCAGTCCTTCGGAGGCCTCCGTCAAGACGGCAGCACCGGCTCACTTACAGAATGGGCCTCCGGCAACTCCGTCACTGGGCCAATTGCCGCAAGCGCAAGCCTCCAATGGCGGTGATTACACAGCGAATGACTCTTTGTTGAAAATTCCTTTCACTCTATCCTCTAACCAGGAACAATCGCTAGCAGATCCAGATCTCGATCTTCCGCCGTATGATCTGCTTTACGCCTTGGTTGACCTCTATTTTGAGCATATCAACCCCTGGTGCCCGATTCTCCATCGTCGAACCACTCTGGATACCTTCTTTGGGCCGTCCccgctggaagaagcggacCGCATTGTCCTGTACTCGATTGTGGTGACCACACTTCGCTTTTCGTCAGACGCCCGGCTGAACGAGCCAAACCGCAAACGATTCCACGACTCCTCAAAACAAAAGGTTCTTCTCTATGGACTCGAAAATTCGTCTGTCAAAGCGCTCCAGGCGCTTGTGATTCTTGCCTTGGACCTCGTCGGTTCATCTAATGGTCCACCGGGCTGGAAGCTACTGGCTCTCATTACACGATCCGTCGTCCAACTAGGGCTGGCCGTGGAGTCCAAGTCGACCCTCATTGCTCCCGCCTACCCTTCCATTTATACTCTCAGGGCTGTCACCTTGTCCGAGCCAGACTCGTggatcgaggatgagagTAGGCGTCGGTTATTCTGGATGGTATACTTGCTGGACCGATACTCGACCCTCGCGACCGCATTCAACTTCGCTTTGGACGACAAAGATATTGACCGCAAGCTGCCATGCAAAGACGAGTTTTTCATGAAGAATCACCCCGTGGAAACGCGGTGGTTCCACTACTCCGGTGACCGCGCCGACTACCTCAGTCACGCCGACAACGTGGGCTCTTTCGGGCTTTATGTCGAGATCCTCGGGATCCTGTCTCGTGTTCACACCTTCCTGAAACGACCCGTCGATATCGGAGCCCTTTCGGATGTGGAAGAGTGGCAGGCTACATATAGAAAACTCGATAACGAGTTGACGACGTGGGAATTCAATCTGCCTGCGGAATATGCCTATGAAAACTCATCCCGGCTCCTCAACGGGTCGAAGCACAGTCGCGGTCTTCACAGTGACTGGGTGCAACTCCATACCACCTATCAAAC AGCTGTGATTCGCCTTCACTCATCAGCCGCCTACCCAACCACGCGGTCCCCAATCTTCACTCCATCCTACAGCGCCAGCCAACGGTGCCTCCTTGCCGTGGACAACATCCTCTCTGTAACCCGCTTCGTCGTAGAACACAACATGCTCGACAAGCTCGGTCCCCCCTTCGCCTTCACCCTCTGGGTCTCTGCCCGCCTCCTACTCGTCCACGGCTCCACCATAGCCCACACCGTCAGCCCAgatatcctcttcttcgtcgacgCCCTCGCCCGCATGGGCAAGTTCTGGAAAGTTGCAGAGCGCTACAGCACCATACTGCAGCGCGTCCTGGACGAGTACGGCGAATACCAGCAATCTGCCGCGATGATGGACGGCGAGCGCTCCACTCCATCTACCGTCAAAATCCTGGCCGATATGCGCCGCTGCGCATTCGACCTCGATTTCCTCATTTCGCGCCAGCCCCGCGAGTCCCCGATGGccgcaggcggcggcgaaCCCCACCCCGGCTTCGCGGGCCCTGCCATGCCGGCGCGTAACCTCGCTCCGAACGAACTCGAGTACCTCGAcgtcttcggcttcttcaaTGTCCCTCGCGTCCCGCCCCCACGGGCCGCGGGCCCAACCCCGGCGGCTGCGGCCCAGCTCGAGATGGGCGAGTCTGTGCCCGACCCCATGTCCATCCATGGCCTCACTGGCGCCGGGCAACCGACACCTGGTGTTGAGGGGGGCCATCCGGCGAATGCGAATGAGTTCAATATCACGAATTATCTGATTCCGACGCCTGAAACGGATTGGCTGTTCCGGCCTGGTGGATGA